The region CGACGTTGAGCGGCACGCGGACCAGGGCGCGGTCCACCGGGCCGAGTACGGGTCGGTCGACCGGCCCGAGCGCGGGCGGGCGATGCACCGGGCCGGGCGCGGGTCGGTCCACCCGGCTCAGCGCCGTGCGGTTCACCGGCCTGAGCGCCGGGCAGTCCACCGGCCTGAGCGCGCTGTGGCGCCTCGTGCTCGCCGGGGCGTTGCTGTGCGGCATCGGGCTGCTGCCCTGGCTGTCCCGCACCGACCCCGCCCGTACCGTCCTCAAGGCGCGCGAGGCCGACCGCGAGCCCAGCCCCGAGCTTCTGGAGCCCCTGCGCTCCCAACTCGGCCTCGATGCTGGGCCGTTGACGCTGCTCGGCCGATGGCTCGCCGGACTGCCCCACGGCGACGCGGGCCGGTCCTGGATCTCGGGGACGGCCGTGGCCCCCTCGGTCGCCGAGGCGCTCGGCGTCTCGCTGCTGCTCATGGGCGGGGCGCTGGTGGTCGCGGCGGTCACCGCGGGCGCGGTGTGCGGGCGCACCCTGTGGCTCGGGCCGAGGCGGCGGGCCGCCCGGCGCGGGGCCGGTGCGGGAAGCGGCGGCGCGCTGTTCGCCGCGCTGCCCGAGTTCCTGCTGGCGTCCGTGCTGGCCGCCGTGGTCGGGGTGCGGCTCGGCTGGCTGCCCGCGGTCGGCTGGTACGGGCCGCGGTGGACGGTGCTGCCCTCGCTCGCCCTCGGCCTGCCCGCGGGCGCCCTGCTGGGCCGGGTCCTGGACGACGCCCTGCCCGGCGCGTTCGCGGAACCCTGGGCCCGGGCCGCCGCCGCACGCGGGCTGCCCGCCCGGCGGATCGCCCGCCACGCACTGCGGCGTGCCGTGCCCGGAGTGCTGCCGAACATCGGGCTGTTCGTGGTCGGGCTCACCGGCGGGGCGGTCGCCGTCGAGCAGGTCTTCGACATCCCCGGGCTCGGCCGGCTCACCCTGCAGGCGGCCATCGCCCAGGATCTGCCGGTGCTTCAGGCGGGCACCCTCGTCCTCGTCCTGCTCGCGGCCGTCGCCGGAGGTCTCGCCCGGCTCGCGGCCCGGCTGCTGCTCGGGCCCGCGCTGCGCGACGGGGCGCTGCTCTCGCTCCACCGGCCGTCCGCGCCGTCCGCCCGTTCCATTCCGCTGCTCTACGGCGCGCTCCTGCTCGCCGTCGTGGCGCTCGGTGCCCTCCGGGACCCGCTGGCCGTGGATACCGCCGCCCGGCTCACCTCCCCGTCCTGGGCGCATCCGTTCGGCACCGACGCGCTGGGCCGCGATCTGCTGGCCCGGGTGGGGCACGGCGCGCTGTCCACGCTCGCGCTCGCGGTGGCGGTGAGCGCCGCCGCACTGGTGGCGGGGGTGCTGCTCGGCCTGGTGCCCCGGCTGTCCGGCGGACTCGTCGAGACCGTGAACGCGGTGCCGCCCGTGCTCGCCGGGCTCCTGATCGCCGGAGCGGCCGGCCGCGGCCCGTACACCCCCGCGCTCGCCGTGGCCGCCGTCGCCTGGGCGCCGCTGGCCGCGCACACCTCCGCCCTGCTGCGGCAGCAGCGCGCCGCCACGCATCTTGCCGCCACCCGCGCACTGGGCGCCTCCCGCCGCCATCTGCTGCGCCGCCACCTCCTGCCCGCGGTCCTGCCCCCGGTCATCCGGCACGCCCTGCTGCGCCTGCCGGCCGCGGCGCTCGCCCTGGCCTCGCTGGGCTTCCTCGGCCTGGGCGCGCAGCCGCCGTCCCCGGAGTGGGGGCGGCTGCTGGCCGAGAACCACCCCTACGCCGAGCGCGCCCCGTGGACGGTCCTCGCCCCCGCCGCCGCGCTGGCCCTCCTCGGCGTCCTGGCGGTGACGGCGTCCGGCGGGGTGCGGTGGCCCCGCCGCCGCCTCCGCATCGACGACGGCCCGGGGCCCGGCGGAGACTGACGTCCCGGCCCGGCGGAGACTGACGTCCCGCCATGGTGAGACGATCGGGCCGTGGCCCTGGCCAACGCCAGCGACCACGGCCTGACCTGCGGCATCATCACCGACAACGGGACCCATGGGCTCAAGGTCGCCCGCCGTATCCGGACCGGCATCGTGCACATCAACGACCAGTCGGTGGCGGACGAGCCACAGGCCCGTTCGGTGGCATCAAACAGTCGGGGTACGGGCGGTTCGGCGGCCGCTGAGGCATCGAGGCGTTCAGCGACACCCGGTGGATCACCCTCGCCACCCGCACCCGCACTACCCCTTCCAGCGGCTGCGCGGCCCCTCGGCCCATCCCGGGGACTCAGCCCATCCCGGGGACTCAGCCCGTCCCCGGGACGCAACTCAGCCCAGGGATTCAGCTCATCCCGGGGATGAGGGGCACGGCTCCGGGGCGGCGCGCCGCCAGGCGCAGCATGCTGACCGTGGAGCGCACGACCCGCTCCTTGGCGCGTGCGGCCAGGCCACCGCGCAGCACCCCCTCGCGCGGGGAGTCGTCCGCCCGCACCAACTGGATCAGCCCGTCCCGGCGGCCCAGGCTCACGCACTGCACCACAAAGCGGAAGCGCAGCGGCTCCGGCTGTCGCCCCCGCGTCTCGGCGATGATCGAGGAGGCGGCGTGCGACCCGGCCGGGAGCGCGGTGGCACAGGCCATGCGCAGGGCACCGGCGGCCGAGGTGGTCATGGCCGCGGAGTCGCCCACCGCGTAGATCTCCGGATGGGACACCGAGCGCAGGGCGCCGTCGACGCTGATGCCGCCGGTGGGGTCGAGGCTGATCCCGGCGGCCTCGGCCAGCGCGGTGTTCGCGGTCATCGCGGTGGCCCAGACCACCGCGTCGGTGTCGATGTCCTCGGGGCCCGCCACCCGGCGGCCCTCCTCGATCCGGACACCGAGCCCGGTGAGCGTCGTCCGCACATGGGCGCGGCCCTTCGCCGACAGCCCCGTGCCGACCTCGTCGCCCGTGATCAGCCGGACCTTCCAGGCGTGCTGGGACTCGGCGATCTCGGCCGCGAGCTCGATGCCGGTGAGCCCCCCGCCGACCACCGTCAGCTCACCCGGGCCGTCCAGCAGCCGCTTGTGCAGTTCGGCCGCCGTTTCCGGGGTGTAGGCGCGCTCACCGGGGTCGGGGGTGCGGCTGCCGAGCGCGTACACCAGCCGGTCGTACGGAAGCCGGCGGCCGTCGTCGGTGGTGACCTGCCGGGCCGCCGGGTCGACCCGGGTGGCGCGGGCGGCCACGTGGACGATGCCGGCCCGCCGTGTCAGCGCGTCGAGCGGATGCGTGATGTCGGGCCGTCCGGCGGCCCGCTCGTGCAGCCGGACGCGTTCGGTGAAAGCGGTGCTCGGATCGACCAGGGTGACGCGGGTGTGCGGGGCCAGCCGCAGGGCGGCCATCAGCCCCGCATAGCCCGCGCCGAGTACCAGGACCTGCTGCTTCTCCATACCGGCGGCCTCCTTCTCGGATGGTGTTCATGAGGAGGACGACATAGCGGCTCCAGATGTGACGGTGATGCCGGTCACAGGTTCGGCAGGTCGAGATGGCGGAGCTTGTCGGGGTTGATGACCACGTCGATCTCGGTGATCAGACCTTGGTGCACGGAGAACGCGAAGACCACGGCCTGGCCGGCCGTGCGGTCGGCGATGACCAGGCCGGGGGCGTCGTTGACCGCGCAACGGTGCACCACCATCGTGGCCGGGTCGAAGCCCCGGGCGAGACCCTGGGCGAAGCGGGCCACCTTCTCGTTGCCCAGCACCGGGACCCGGGCCGCCGCCACCTTGCCGCCACCGTCCGAACGCCAGACGACCTCCGGATCCAGGATCTCCAGCAGCCCTTCCATGTCACCGCCCAGGACCGCCTGGAGAAACGCGTCCAC is a window of Streptomyces violaceusniger Tu 4113 DNA encoding:
- a CDS encoding ABC transporter permease subunit; translation: MRFTGLSAGQSTGLSALWRLVLAGALLCGIGLLPWLSRTDPARTVLKAREADREPSPELLEPLRSQLGLDAGPLTLLGRWLAGLPHGDAGRSWISGTAVAPSVAEALGVSLLLMGGALVVAAVTAGAVCGRTLWLGPRRRAARRGAGAGSGGALFAALPEFLLASVLAAVVGVRLGWLPAVGWYGPRWTVLPSLALGLPAGALLGRVLDDALPGAFAEPWARAAAARGLPARRIARHALRRAVPGVLPNIGLFVVGLTGGAVAVEQVFDIPGLGRLTLQAAIAQDLPVLQAGTLVLVLLAAVAGGLARLAARLLLGPALRDGALLSLHRPSAPSARSIPLLYGALLLAVVALGALRDPLAVDTAARLTSPSWAHPFGTDALGRDLLARVGHGALSTLALAVAVSAAALVAGVLLGLVPRLSGGLVETVNAVPPVLAGLLIAGAAGRGPYTPALAVAAVAWAPLAAHTSALLRQQRAATHLAATRALGASRRHLLRRHLLPAVLPPVIRHALLRLPAAALALASLGFLGLGAQPPSPEWGRLLAENHPYAERAPWTVLAPAAALALLGVLAVTASGGVRWPRRRLRIDDGPGPGGD
- a CDS encoding NAD(P)/FAD-dependent oxidoreductase produces the protein MEKQQVLVLGAGYAGLMAALRLAPHTRVTLVDPSTAFTERVRLHERAAGRPDITHPLDALTRRAGIVHVAARATRVDPAARQVTTDDGRRLPYDRLVYALGSRTPDPGERAYTPETAAELHKRLLDGPGELTVVGGGLTGIELAAEIAESQHAWKVRLITGDEVGTGLSAKGRAHVRTTLTGLGVRIEEGRRVAGPEDIDTDAVVWATAMTANTALAEAAGISLDPTGGISVDGALRSVSHPEIYAVGDSAAMTTSAAGALRMACATALPAGSHAASSIIAETRGRQPEPLRFRFVVQCVSLGRRDGLIQLVRADDSPREGVLRGGLAARAKERVVRSTVSMLRLAARRPGAVPLIPGMS